From Neomonachus schauinslandi chromosome 4, ASM220157v2, whole genome shotgun sequence:
AGAGCACGGTGGTAAAAGGCATGAGTGCTGGAACTAAAATGCCAGCTCTACTACTTCCTAGCCATGTgcccttgagcaagtcactccagctccctgtgcctcagtttacccctctgtaaaatgggaagaagaacTCTACCTTCCTTAACTCCGGCCCACAGTGTTTGCTATTACTCTTAACACCCTTGACGTGAGGGGTTGAGAGTCTCCTGACAgaacctgcctcccctctggaaaGGAGGACCCACTCACCAGAGGCTCGGGCCCCCCCAAAGGGCTGCTGGCCCACCACGGAGCCAGTGGACTTGTCGTTGACGTAGAAGTTGCCGGCCGTGTTCCTCAGCATCCTTGTGGCCTCCTGGACAACATCCCTACACGGCAGGGCAGCGGTTAAGAGGGCAGCCGGctcacctgcccccagcccagcccacaccGGCTGCCCGGCCGACGGGGGCCGGGCCACAGGGGCGCTAGACCCCTCGGGCGGGGTCTGAGAGCCTCTGAgcccctcctcctctgggaagTGGCTAGCATGCCTCCCTCACAGGGCTGCTACAAGAGCGGAACGGGAGGGTGAGGGTCAGGCTGCGTGCACTCAGTGGCCCATCCTGTCCAGTATTCCTGGCcccccaggagctgggggaacccccagacccccaccctgcccccaggttCCAATCTCATCTCCACCCTCTTAGAGGCAGATGGGGCAGCAGCTAGTCCAccgaggaaggaaaagaaaagggttTAGCATCATGGCATCCTGGCTCAAATGTGGCCTCTGCAAGATGAGCAGTGAGCCCCTGGCCCCTGAGCCCACTTTTTCTGCTCTGCAGCATGAGGCAATGACCTTGCTGAGCGGGGCTCCATCGGACCCAGGGGAGCTGGTCAAAAGCTCGTAGGCTGCGGCCCCGCCCCTAGAGATCTAGTTCCGCTGCCTCTGTGTCCCCGTGCTTGGGATGCCTCCCTGCCAGTCAGGGCTGAAGAGGGGCAGGGGCGGCATTAGTACTAGGATCCTCGTCCAGGGGGTGGTTGCGGGACAGGGTGGGGCAGGACACCGGGCCAAGAGCGCAAGGGCAGCGGCCACTCACTTATCCTGGGCGAACACTGCCCCCGTGAGGCCGTAGCTGGTGGTGCTGTCGACCAGCCACAGCGTCTCCTCGTACTTGTCATCCGGGTAGACATAGACGGTCAGCACGGGCCCGAAGATCTCCTGAGACAGAAGCCCCAGGGTCAGACCCCACCTGGACCGGAGCCCCAAGgcctcccagtccccctgctccGGCCTCTGCCTCTCGCCTGTCCCCCCGCCTCGGTCCACAGCTCAGCACCTGCGAGAAGGCCAGGCACCTCCCGCCGGGCTCCCTCAGGAGAGAGCCACACCCGGTTCCTGCCCCGCCGACCCCATCCCAACCTGGCAGAAGATCCCAGGAGGCTTTCTGGCCCTCGGTGCCAGCCAAACCCACACCCGAGAGCAAGACTCCTGGCAGCAACTGGCACAGGAACTGCCCGGCAATATCACGGTCCCCTTGGCCACCCCTGCACCGTCATCCCGGGCAAGAGCTTTGACCcctcggagcctcagtttctcatctgtaagatgggaatgcTAACACCCTCTCCTCTCAGTCAAGGGCCCAGCTGTTGCCACAGGCCGTGGAAGTGCTAGAACACGGCCAGGCTCAGCAGTGTCAAGGACAGAGCCTTGGATTTGGGGTCAGGAGGCCTGAGTTCAAGGCCTGGCTCTGCTCTCACTGGGAACGAGACACTCCCTTCCTAGAACCTCACACTCCCATCTGTGAAACGGGGTAGCACCACAAGAAGGAAGCCACACACAAGGGTCCCGTGTGCGCTGTGCTCGGGGGAGAGACTGACGTCTATGTCCCAGGCTGCCCGCCCCACTCACCTCCTTCATGATAGGCTCCTGAGGGTCCTTGCTCTCGACGATGCAGGGCTCCACGAAGTAGCCCACAGAGTCGTCACACTTGCCCCCGGCCAGGATGGTGAGGCTGGGTGAGGAGCGGGCATGCTCCAGCCACTTCTTGATGCGACCGAACGACTGggatgggtgggaaggagggggtgtCACAGACCGGCTGGGACGCCATTCCCAGCAGCAGTGCCCCCAACACACTGGTCCCTGAAGGGCTCAAATTCTGGAacagggaatggggagagggCAAAGCCAGGGTCCGGCTAAGCCATGGCAGAAACAAGGGCAGACACGCACGCccatctgagagacagagagaaagagagagagagagagagagagtgtgtgtgtgtgtgtgtgtgtgtgtgtgtgtgtggcagaacCACAATTATACTTACAGAAACAACACACACGAGTGTACACACAGGCATGTGCACGGCCACGAGCCTTCATGCATAACATGTTCATATGCACGTCTGTTACACATACATGTGTGAATGCAGACGGCCATCTATACACATACGAACATACACATgaacacgtgtgcacacacaaggTGTATCTGTTCATGGCGGAGAAGGCCGGAGGCGTGTATGTGGGCGTGTCTGCTTCCACGGGTGACCCACACACCTGCCTACACGCCCAATCAGTGTGTTCGTgggcacacgcacgcacacgtgtTTGGGAGCATGCTGCAGCCCTGCAGGCCTGTCTGCGTGCGCGTGTGGACCTACACTTAGTGGGGGCTTGTCCAGCCTGGGTGCGGGATGCGCGGGAAGCAAGTTGTCTGGTTACAGATGATTCTGCCGGTTTCAAAGCGCGGGGTGGGGGCGTCCGTGTGGCCATCGGGCTGCCTTGCCGGAAGCAGTGGAGCCGCGTCGGCCCCAGTCAAGGCCCCCACATCTCCTCCTCCCTCGCCCACCCGGGGCAGGGCCCGGCCCCCCAGGAACGCCTGCTTCTTGCCCGTACCTTGGCATCAATCACGGCGGAGAAGAAGGTCCCAAAATCCTCTGCTGGCTGGAGGTGAGGGAGGCACCAGAAGAACTGGAGTCACCGCAGGCCAGAGACAAAGGGAGCCCCCGCCCCGcacagctcccccccacccccgccgccccggccccgcACACTGCCCAGGAGCCTCCAATCCCATCAGCCACCCGCTGGGCCGCGGCGGGGAGGCCGCGCCACTCACGTCGCCCACTTTGATCCTGCCATGCTCCTGCAGCAGCCGCCCTTTGATCTGCGGCCACAGCGACCGCGGCACGTACAGGCGGGAGCAGGCTGAGCACTTCTGGCCGCCGTACTCGAAGGCCGAGCGCAGGGTCCCGCTCACCACGCTGTCCACGTCGGCCGAGCGGTGCACGAAGTGGAAGTTCTTCCCCCCACActctgcaggggaggggggcgtgAGGGGAGCTGGCTTCCCTGCCCGCCCGCCGCCCCACCTGCACCTGTGTGCAGGTGTGCGCAGCCCCAACCCCGGAAGCCAGCGAGCCaggcccatctcccaccccacagctggggaaactgaagctggggcaggggtgctCCCATCAAGACAGAAGGACCAGAACCCAAGGCTCCCAGGAGCCAATCCATTCCCAGAAGCAGGCATAGCTTTCTTGGCGCCTTCCTGACCCCCCAACCCggtgagaggagagggaggggctccACTCCGTGTCGGCTACCAGGGCTGGTCCCTCTTCCTACTCATGGCAGTGAACCACCCCCCTCATTTTCTCAGCCCCTGGGCCCTGGTTTCCTCCCTCCGTGAAACACGAGTGACCAGCAGCTCCCGGTCACAAAGCACTAACCACCTGCCAAGCTCTACTCAAAGCACCTCCTGCTTTGTCTCATGAAAGCCCCAAGGCAACCCTGTTATCATCCGcatttttaaagacaagaaaacagcgcatggctggctcagtcagaagagcgtgcacCTCTTGATCTCTGGATTCTGAGTTCGAGGCCCAGGTGggcatagaaattacttaaataaataaaaacttacaaaaagaaaagaaaacacagagagattaattctggaggctgggaggtggtAGAGAAGTGGTGGTCTCCCTCCCTCAGAGCACAGCAGGAAGGGGGCAGAGAACAGAAACCCAGAGACAGCTCGCTGCTCCCACCTTGTAAAGGGTGGACTGGGGTAGAGATGCCACAGTGGCTGAGGGCGCACCTTCCCTGACCCCAAATCAGAGCGCCCACCAGCTCAGGAGTGGGTCCGGTCTCCCTGCGGGCCCCACATCATCCACAGGAGCAAGAACCCTGAGCCACCAGCCCCCGCTCTGCggttgctgtgtgaccctggacggCCCTCTCTCTTATGCGCTCAGCCCTCTCCCAAAAAATCTTGGTCCATGGGGGCCTCCGCAAAAATGGGGTTCTATGAGCCACAGAGTTTGGGAAACACTCATCACTCCTTGCTCCTGAAGATACCTCATGCCTTTAAAAGCATTAAAGGCTCTGGGAAGTCCTGCAGACACGGAATCTGTTTTGCTTCAACACAGCAAATCTCCTTGACCTTGCAGGTGTTTCTTTGTGGGAAACTTAGTAATATTTCAGTAAGCTCCAGCCTTGCTGAGCTCTCGGGCCCCCGGCCGGCCGGCCCCCGCCCCCTACGCCACCTACACTGGCCTCATTCCCATCTCGTGGCCTCCGCACCTGCAGGTCCCTCTGCCTCGATCTCGGTAAATAGCCGCCGTCAGACACACGTGGCTATTTACATTCACACTGATTTAAACGAAGCAAAACAAGACATTCACTTCCTCAGTCACACCAGCTGCCTGTCAAGTGCTCAACAGGCACCCGTGGCCACCGACCACCGGCCACCGGCCCGGACAGCAGACACGGAGCATTTCCATCACCGCGCAAAGCTCTACAGCACAGCGCCGGGGCCTGCAAGGTTCTGCCTCCCAGGTCTTTGCGAGGCTGACTGGCTTCCTCCCTGCatccaggtctcagctcaaaggCTCCTTCCTTGAGGAGAGAGCCACTCGACCGGCCACCCTAGATCACCCACTGCGCCCGGTCCCGGGGCCTCTGCACGCCTCCTTTCTCTCGTGGATTCTGCACATCATCCGTGTGCCCACTGTCTGCCTCCTTCTACTGAACACAAGTTCCTGAGGGCTGGGTCTGCGTCTCTcgccaccaaggcatccctggTGCCCAGAAAGTGCCTATGTagctgtttaatattttatttgctgaatgaagaatgaatgaatgaatgaacgaacaactGCACATTCTAGGGCACAAGCCCCAGGATCTAGCAGAGCTGAGACTCCGCCCCTAAGGCCTCTCACTGCTCAGCTCCTGCAGGGCTACCCCCCTCTATGGTGGCATcacctctgcctcttcctcttccatgATAGTCAGGAAGGGGTCCCCGGGGGCCACAGGGAGGGCGCCGGGAGAGGGACCCTTACCTCCGGCCAGGCGTGGGAAGGTGCGGAACCGGTCCAGGTTCTGGGCCACCTGCTTCCACAGGTGTTTGAAGGTGCTGAAAGCAGAGGACAGGGCAAGGATTAGGAAGTGAGGCTCAGGCCCCTGGGACAGTGAgggtcctggggggtggggaggaggccctACTAGAGGAAGGGGCCCCAAAGCCCAGCAGGTGAGGGCAGAGGTCAGAGCGAGGCCTGGAGGGCGGGAATGGAGTAGGCGGGGGCAGCTGGAGACAGGCTACATTCGGGACCCGTGGGGAGGGAGCAAAGGTAGGCTTGGTGGCAAGATGATGCAGACAAGGCCAGGGGTCCCGACTCCGACACTCACGGCCATGTGACCTTGCACTCATCACTCAACCTCAAATTGTGCACCTCATCTGGGAACTGCAGAGAACATTCCCACCTGGCAGAGCTGTTCTGTGATCGCTCTAATGGGAGTCAAGTGCTTAGGTTGGTGCCAGACACGCTGCAGGTGCCTGGTAGGGGACAGACGCGGCCATGTCTGAAAGGGGCGCCCCCAGCCCAGCGCCCCGGCTCTGGCGGCCAAACCAAGGAGGGTCCTGGGAGAGGGAGTGCaggcccccacctccttcccaagCTCCGAGTGTGACCAACCTCAGCaccacaaaacaataaaaatgctaATCACCAGGGAGCCTGCGACACAGTAGCTAATACTAATTTATGACTTTCCTACCTTTAAGCCCGCTGCTCATCAGAGCATGGCAAATGGGGGCCAGGCCTGCTCCGCCTGCTAATAGGCAGGGACCCGTGGGGCCTGCGCTGGCAGAGTGGGCCTTTCTGGAAAATGGTCCTCCTCAGCAATTCTAATGCCTCCATCACACCCGGCAAATCCTGGGAAGGGGGGTAGGAGAGCCTGAGGCCAGGCGAGGGAGACTGGAAGCCACCGCAGGTGTCCCCAGGGACACCAGGAAGGACCCCCTAGTGCAGACCCCGACCTTTCCACTCAGATGACCATGAGGCACCTCACAAAGTGACCAGCAGGTGACTTGTCATGTCCACCCACGCcttccaggtgcccctctgcccacagccTAGACTTTCCCACGGACCCCCGCCCCATCCACTGATCCAATCCCACAGACACGTGATCACGCCTCCCTGCCACCTGCTCACTTGAATCCACTCCCACCGTCGACCCTGGTTCAGGCCTCTGCTGTCCCCTCCTGGACGTGGACAGCCTCCTCACCGCTCTCCTGCTTCTGACCACTGGTGACTTGTCCACAAAGCAGCCAGAGTGGCCATCCAGGACAGAGGCTGCGAATGCAGGGGCCCCCGCGGCGCCAGACCGGGAAAGAAGGACCAGGTACGCAGAGGCCCAGCGCCTGTGAGGCTGCCAAGGATCGAAGAGCACTCCATCCCCACCTCTAGCCAGGGGTGCCCTGTGGACACGCAGGCCCAGAGGGGCAGGTTCTCAAAAGCAGCCTGAGATCTCAAAAAGATTTTTGCATGAAACCGTCCCAACTGTACAAGGAGCCAAAGTAGAGCCACTTGCCAGATTCAACTAGAGAACGACCATCTGCAGCCTCTGTTTGAAATAAAGCTGCTTCATGCACACCCTGGGTATAAAACCTTCTGTGGCTCCCAGTCACCTTCCGGATAAAGTCTAGACACCTCTGTGGGCTCATAAGGTCTTATAGTCACGGGACTAAACTCCCCAAGAACCAGGACTTGTCCACACGTTCACTGGACACATACACCTGCTCATTACTGAATAAACGAGCAGTCACGATCGAACCGTTTCCTGTCCACATGCTTACCTCGGTCCCAGCACCCCACACTCCAGCCCCACAGAACCACCCCCAGCTCCCCGAGCACAGAGCTTTAGCCTCGAGGCCCTGCACGTgttgctccctctcccacagcaTTCTCCCTACCCCCTCTTTGCTTGGCTATCTCCTCTACCTAGATACCACCTCTTGCAAGAAGCCTTCCTGACTCTCCTCCAATTCATTCCAGGCTCCCTTGTGCCCTTCCCAGTGACAGAGGTGGCATCAACATTGACATCACCGAATGTCTGTAGGCTGCTTCCAGCCTGTGAAGTTCTTCCTCTTTGTTAACCCACTGGAGCCTCACAATTACTCTGCGAGGCAGGGACCATATTCCTGTTGAGCAGGTCAAGAAATGAAGGCTCAGACAGGTGAAGTGGGCCACCCATGGCCACACAGTGAGTCAGTGGGTATGGTCAGTGCCTGACCTCCGGCTCCTACAGAGGTCATGAGGCGGTCGCCTGGGGAACGTCCCCATGCCGcctggcccaccccaccccaccccaccccaggggctTACGGCACGCTGCCTGTGAAGTTGATACCACAGAGGTGTTCCGAGCTGGTGACAGTGTCGCCAAATGTGGGCCCATCGGCTGGCACAAACTGGATGATGTTGGGGGGCAGGCCCGCCTCCCGGAGGATGCGGTAGACAGCATAGCTGGCCAGCACGGCCGTGTCGCTGGGCTTCCACAGGACCACGTTGCCCTGCCCAGGAGGCACGGTGATGACTCACAAGGCCAGGGGTCACCACCCGACTGCCCCCCTCCCTCATCCTGAAGCATAGCCATCCCTCATGTGGAGCCACCAGGCCCCCCAGGAGGCCGGGATGTCCCCACTACTCCAGGTGTCGGGCACTGTGCTCTAAAAACCCTCGCCACTGGGACCACACCCTGCCCCCACTGCTCCCACACTCTGGCCACGGCCCCCTTCTTCTGGAAGCCTGTACCAACTGGTCCTGCCAGCGCCCCTCGGGCAGGTCTGTTCTGGGTGTTTCCACGTTGCTGCGTACTCACTGAGCATGGC
This genomic window contains:
- the ALDH4A1 gene encoding delta-1-pyrroline-5-carboxylate dehydrogenase, mitochondrial isoform X1, with the translated sequence MLLLRPALRGALLARPWREPGLWWKHTASLKVANEPVLAFTQGSPERDALQKALKDLKGRTEAVPCVVGDEEVWTSDVQYQVSPFNHGHKVAKFCYADKALLNKAIEAALAARKEWDLKPVADRAQIFLKAADMLSGPRRAEVLAKTMVGQGKTVIQAEIDAAAELIDFFRFNAKFAVELEGQQPLSVPPSTNSVVYRGLEGFVAAISPFNFTAIGGNLAGAPALMGNVVLWKPSDTAVLASYAVYRILREAGLPPNIIQFVPADGPTFGDTVTSSEHLCGINFTGSVPTFKHLWKQVAQNLDRFRTFPRLAGECGGKNFHFVHRSADVDSVVSGTLRSAFEYGGQKCSACSRLYVPRSLWPQIKGRLLQEHGRIKVGDPAEDFGTFFSAVIDAKSFGRIKKWLEHARSSPSLTILAGGKCDDSVGYFVEPCIVESKDPQEPIMKEEIFGPVLTVYVYPDDKYEETLWLVDSTTSYGLTGAVFAQDKDVVQEATRMLRNTAGNFYVNDKSTGSVVGQQPFGGARASGTNDKPGGPHYILRWTSPQVIKETHEPLGDWRYAYMQ